The following proteins come from a genomic window of Hymenobacter canadensis:
- a CDS encoding peptidoglycan recognition protein family protein, protein MDTPLTDRPRHEVQVIIEQFPELSPATPADEQTLKCLQTKYGLLLQLADQSLRDRELRLKEGASRVDRWSNPLVVGIFAGALGLVGTFVNGFVSNTNQRVQLQNDLIKEAIKPATAEERAKSLVFFAKNGLITLDDRSLTSLIGIAGTGQPVPGSSAEATNLPPGVARPIAYVPAMVERVRAAPGVPYPAGMRPASHPGDTTRRAIILHDAMVGDFAVATLREGLPQLPGPLAHWAVQSNGTISFIADEASKANHVGRAAHGLSNFNTIGIEVTGIAALENERQFESLIRLVADVADRWHIPTERILSHAEVALPLGRKADMKQQAPIIRQMVAAVRKPR, encoded by the coding sequence ATGGATACCCCTCTGACGGACAGGCCGCGGCATGAGGTGCAAGTGATCATCGAGCAGTTTCCAGAACTGTCGCCAGCCACACCGGCAGACGAGCAAACCTTGAAGTGTCTACAAACAAAATATGGCCTTTTGCTGCAGCTTGCCGACCAGTCGCTGCGGGACCGCGAACTGCGACTAAAAGAGGGTGCTAGCCGCGTTGACCGGTGGTCAAATCCACTCGTGGTGGGCATCTTTGCTGGGGCGCTGGGCTTGGTTGGCACGTTTGTGAACGGGTTCGTCAGCAACACCAACCAGCGGGTGCAGCTGCAAAACGACCTTATCAAGGAAGCGATCAAGCCCGCGACAGCAGAGGAACGCGCCAAGAGCCTCGTCTTTTTTGCCAAAAATGGGTTGATCACGCTCGACGACCGTTCCCTGACCTCGCTCATTGGGATCGCGGGCACGGGGCAACCGGTACCCGGCTCATCAGCCGAAGCGACCAACCTGCCGCCGGGCGTAGCACGGCCGATTGCATACGTGCCGGCAATGGTCGAGCGCGTCCGGGCGGCCCCTGGGGTGCCATACCCGGCCGGCATGCGGCCCGCGTCGCATCCGGGAGATACGACGCGCCGGGCTATCATCCTACACGACGCAATGGTTGGCGATTTTGCGGTGGCTACGCTGCGAGAGGGGTTACCCCAGTTGCCCGGGCCACTGGCACATTGGGCGGTGCAGTCGAATGGGACGATTTCCTTCATTGCCGACGAGGCAAGCAAAGCCAACCATGTGGGGCGAGCCGCTCACGGCCTGTCTAATTTTAATACTATTGGCATCGAAGTAACGGGGATCGCTGCTCTAGAAAACGAGCGGCAGTTCGAAAGCTTAATCCGCCTCGTGGCGGACGTCGCAGATCGGTGGCATATCCCAACCGAACGGATCTTGAGCCATGCGGAAGTGGCCTTGCCGTTGGGCCGAAAGGCAGACATGAAGCAACAGGCACCTATTATCCGGCAGATGGTGGCCGCGGTTCGTAAGCCGCGATGA
- a CDS encoding S8 family serine peptidase, with product MAVIRPNWAVVQSAADEYKLFALEIDRIRRNTKLFRQGLIPLEDVSPDPARIQARLDRETAHEDWLPGGHAQAFARAQERMMGSQLDLQEACILEKLVNFSRAVGRIVLPAGQGLGTGWLIGEGLLLTNHHVLPNAELAKGSCIMLGYERSAEGKPQNGQTFWLRPDLFYLTPRETTTAGEEVELDFTVVAVESQSQEGKALSDYGYVTLDGASGKVIESENCMVIQHPQGDYKKVTLRDTRLLLVTNQPDADKHLFYESDTLEGSSGGLVIGLGTGEAIALHRASVPRLDAQGRVLRRDGRPWQEGDADDAIDWIANQGVRVSRLVDFITQAPVPPAMASLKKQLVAAMHQKEAVAQAMMTGNSGLNSNLPPLLATGARGGLATAPQSLPTPASTNWGGGVTTDFIVRVSPVPLLRDHLLAMLRQQLPGAGIEELIPAEVPSRLRAYLVITVPNVSDPWAVAAQLEGFDGVEEAEPDLPRYMAPSAVDVAAEAALLPGPKAWESGRGRAEWDEPRFLHSWLATSPWLAKLKPSNAADLKEIRRWNQRATGYDVQAVAAQLKPEGLRALAGLQLAQLDTGYTDHSKVREGYNLNADYDAIDEDDDARDPLQTGLGRNPGHGTRTGSILIGAAASGVVPAHDGNFGLLHELSNGGYTARTHLAPFRVARSVILLGSVKRVARAVQLALDHGFQVLTMSMGTLGNSMFEDLARTVYERGVIWACAAGNEVPFVVAPGKYPGVICVAASNPIDAPWSGSCRGPAVDITAPGEDVYVPILTDDNREDMGYGNGTSFATPHVAAAAMLWLAKNEAAIGTTYTQAWHRVEAFRLSVQRSARKAPGLPSGQFGAGILDIKALLDLTLPAPAELRHAYLGTMGIEKADVKRPLAVRELEYQDWQQVQGEALGRGATAAGALGSQPLELALAGPAPLSSPAQLFAKTLESYAGVRRAGSALEASIGPNRTSHMAYARLRALQQVQAQPKPQY from the coding sequence ATGGCAGTTATCCGCCCCAACTGGGCCGTGGTGCAGTCGGCCGCTGATGAGTATAAGCTGTTCGCGCTGGAAATCGACCGTATTCGACGCAATACCAAACTGTTTCGTCAGGGATTGATTCCTTTGGAAGATGTTTCGCCTGACCCGGCGCGCATTCAGGCGCGGCTGGACCGCGAAACGGCGCACGAAGACTGGCTGCCTGGCGGGCACGCCCAAGCGTTTGCGCGCGCCCAAGAGCGGATGATGGGCAGCCAGCTGGATTTGCAGGAAGCCTGCATCCTAGAGAAGCTAGTGAATTTTTCGCGGGCTGTGGGGCGCATTGTGCTGCCAGCCGGCCAGGGCCTGGGCACCGGCTGGCTGATTGGCGAAGGGCTGCTACTCACCAATCACCACGTGCTGCCCAATGCGGAGCTGGCCAAGGGCAGTTGCATCATGCTGGGCTACGAGCGCAGCGCGGAAGGCAAGCCTCAGAACGGCCAAACCTTCTGGCTGCGTCCCGACCTGTTTTACCTCACGCCCCGCGAAACCACTACGGCCGGAGAAGAAGTGGAACTGGACTTCACGGTAGTGGCTGTGGAGAGCCAAAGCCAGGAAGGCAAGGCCCTGAGCGACTACGGCTACGTGACCCTCGACGGGGCCAGCGGCAAGGTGATAGAGTCGGAAAACTGCATGGTGATTCAGCATCCACAGGGCGATTATAAAAAGGTAACGCTGCGCGACACCCGGCTGCTGCTGGTGACCAATCAGCCCGATGCTGACAAGCACCTTTTTTATGAAAGCGATACCCTGGAAGGCTCGAGCGGCGGCTTGGTGATAGGGCTGGGCACCGGCGAAGCCATTGCCCTGCACCGGGCCAGCGTGCCTCGCCTCGATGCACAGGGCCGGGTGCTGCGCCGCGACGGCCGGCCGTGGCAGGAAGGCGACGCCGACGACGCCATCGACTGGATTGCCAACCAGGGAGTACGAGTCAGTCGCCTGGTCGATTTCATTACCCAAGCGCCGGTACCGCCCGCTATGGCCTCTTTAAAAAAACAACTTGTAGCCGCCATGCATCAAAAAGAAGCCGTTGCCCAGGCGATGATGACGGGTAATTCTGGTTTAAATAGTAATCTCCCCCCGCTGCTGGCAACCGGGGCCAGGGGGGGATTAGCAACCGCTCCTCAGTCTCTGCCAACGCCCGCTAGTACTAACTGGGGCGGGGGGGTAACGACCGATTTTATCGTTCGGGTAAGCCCGGTACCCCTGCTGCGGGACCACCTCCTGGCAATGCTGCGGCAACAGCTGCCCGGGGCCGGCATCGAAGAGCTGATTCCTGCCGAGGTGCCATCACGCCTGCGGGCCTACTTGGTGATTACGGTGCCGAACGTGAGCGACCCGTGGGCTGTGGCTGCGCAGCTGGAAGGGTTCGATGGTGTGGAAGAGGCCGAGCCGGACCTACCACGCTATATGGCCCCCAGCGCGGTCGACGTTGCCGCCGAAGCAGCTCTGCTGCCGGGACCAAAAGCTTGGGAAAGCGGCCGCGGCCGGGCTGAATGGGACGAGCCCCGCTTCCTGCACAGCTGGCTGGCCACCAGCCCCTGGCTGGCAAAGCTCAAGCCCAGCAACGCGGCTGACCTTAAAGAAATCCGGCGTTGGAACCAGCGCGCCACCGGCTACGATGTCCAGGCAGTGGCCGCCCAGCTCAAGCCGGAGGGGCTGCGCGCTCTGGCGGGCCTGCAGCTGGCGCAGCTGGATACGGGCTACACCGACCATTCGAAGGTGCGGGAAGGCTACAACCTGAACGCCGACTACGACGCCATTGACGAGGACGATGACGCCCGCGACCCGCTGCAAACCGGGCTGGGCAGGAATCCGGGCCACGGCACCCGCACCGGCAGCATTCTCATTGGCGCAGCGGCCAGCGGAGTAGTGCCCGCGCACGATGGCAACTTCGGGCTGCTGCACGAGCTGAGCAACGGCGGCTACACGGCCCGCACGCACCTAGCCCCTTTCCGGGTGGCCCGGTCGGTCATTTTGCTCGGGAGTGTTAAGCGCGTAGCGCGGGCTGTGCAGCTGGCTCTAGACCACGGCTTTCAGGTGCTGACGATGAGCATGGGCACTTTAGGTAACTCAATGTTCGAGGACCTGGCCCGCACGGTTTATGAGCGGGGAGTTATCTGGGCCTGTGCCGCCGGCAACGAAGTGCCCTTTGTGGTGGCTCCGGGTAAATATCCAGGAGTCATCTGCGTGGCGGCCTCGAACCCTATTGACGCGCCTTGGTCCGGCAGCTGCCGCGGGCCGGCCGTGGACATTACCGCGCCGGGAGAAGACGTGTACGTGCCCATTCTCACCGATGACAACCGGGAAGACATGGGCTACGGCAACGGCACCAGCTTCGCTACCCCACACGTTGCGGCCGCGGCCATGCTGTGGCTGGCCAAAAACGAGGCGGCCATTGGCACTACCTACACGCAAGCTTGGCACCGGGTAGAGGCCTTCCGGCTGAGCGTGCAGCGGTCGGCCCGAAAGGCGCCGGGACTGCCGTCCGGCCAGTTTGGTGCCGGCATTCTGGATATTAAGGCACTGCTTGATTTGACCTTGCCCGCCCCGGCCGAGCTTCGCCACGCCTATTTAGGGACCATGGGCATCGAAAAAGCCGACGTGAAGCGCCCACTGGCCGTGCGCGAGCTGGAATACCAGGACTGGCAGCAGGTACAAGGCGAGGCGCTAGGGCGCGGAGCCACTGCTGCCGGGGCGCTGGGTAGCCAGCCGCTCGAACTGGCCCTGGCGGGGCCTGCACCGCTGAGTTCGCCGGCCCAGCTGTTTGCCAAAACACTGGAAAGCTACGCCGGCGTGCGGCGGGCCGGCAGCGCCCTGGAGGCTTCCATCGGCCCGAACCGCACGAGCCACATGGCCTACGCCCGCCTTCGCGCCTTGCAGCAGGTGCAAGCCCAGCCAAAACCCCAGTATTAG
- a CDS encoding peptidoglycan recognition protein family protein: MIYSLIWLPSVLKSAGLKVALVEGWEERGRGDVGPTHGVICHHTATNDKRGNMPTLRTLLEGRSDLPGPLAQLGLGRDGTYYVLAAGRCNHAGKGIWQGLTNGNANFIGIEAENTGRANDFPWPAVQLDAYHRGVAAILKYIGKSATFCAAHKEYARPLGRKSDPVFDMVQFRREVTAILDGTAPAPTLIPAVEPTPAPGANGPRPTLRRGASGKWVEQLQRKIGVKVDGSFGPRTEAALRAFQREHNLVPDGIAGPKTWQLTDTLVTA, translated from the coding sequence ATGATCTACTCCCTCATCTGGTTGCCGTCCGTTCTTAAATCGGCCGGCTTGAAAGTAGCCCTGGTAGAAGGTTGGGAAGAGCGCGGCCGCGGCGATGTGGGCCCCACCCACGGCGTCATCTGCCACCACACGGCCACCAACGACAAGCGGGGCAACATGCCTACGCTGCGTACCCTGTTGGAAGGACGCTCCGATTTGCCGGGGCCCTTGGCCCAGCTAGGGCTGGGCCGCGACGGCACTTACTACGTGCTGGCGGCCGGTCGCTGCAACCACGCTGGCAAGGGCATCTGGCAGGGCCTGACCAATGGTAACGCCAATTTTATTGGCATCGAGGCCGAGAATACGGGGCGGGCCAATGATTTCCCCTGGCCCGCTGTACAGCTGGATGCTTACCACCGGGGCGTGGCCGCCATACTGAAGTACATCGGCAAGAGCGCTACTTTTTGCGCGGCGCATAAGGAATACGCCCGGCCCTTAGGTCGTAAATCAGACCCCGTGTTTGATATGGTGCAGTTTCGGAGGGAGGTGACGGCTATTTTAGACGGGACGGCCCCCGCTCCTACATTGATACCTGCAGTTGAGCCCACGCCCGCGCCAGGCGCGAATGGGCCGCGTCCCACCCTGCGTCGGGGCGCGAGCGGCAAGTGGGTAGAGCAGTTGCAGCGGAAGATAGGCGTAAAGGTTGACGGCAGTTTTGGGCCCCGAACGGAAGCGGCGCTGCGGGCTTTCCAACGCGAGCACAACTTGGTTCCGGATGGAATTGCCGGGCCAAAGACTTGGCAGCTCACAGATACGCTAGTCACAGCTTGA
- a CDS encoding DNA/RNA non-specific endonuclease: MPVYLTGRRPRTGLLLALLCLLAPTAWAQTTTESFDSGTKPTYPAAPVTLSTGSWIFDDALLGTDAQDHRAGAQAARLQQAGTLTMDFFLPDGASTVSVQHAAYGTDATAAFELWYQTQGCDTWVRAGQPVVAFSYSLQTASFPVNVPGGLRFQLRKVTGGSARLNLDNFTVTAFTTTAPPPPVAGDNQHLTMGNPSGATAEVSMPTNYLLEKAQYALSYHRDRGTPNWVSWYLAPVWIGSASRQNDFRADPTLPAGWYQVGSGSYSGSGFDRGHNCPSADRTSTVADNSATFLMTNMIPQAPNNNQQSWADLENYGRTLVDAGNELYIIMGAYGKGGTGSAGYAETLDQGRVQVPRRVWKVIVVLPRGTNDVSRVSAATRIIAIDTPNDNGMVRGWGQYRTSVDAIEAATGLDLLSALPTSVQQVVEAQVDSGPTN, from the coding sequence ATGCCCGTTTACTTAACTGGCCGGCGCCCCCGTACGGGGCTGCTGCTGGCCCTGCTGTGCCTGCTGGCCCCCACCGCCTGGGCCCAGACCACCACGGAATCCTTTGATTCCGGCACCAAGCCCACCTACCCGGCGGCACCCGTCACGCTGAGCACCGGCTCCTGGATTTTCGACGACGCCCTGCTCGGCACCGACGCTCAGGACCACCGCGCCGGCGCCCAGGCCGCCCGCCTGCAGCAGGCCGGCACGCTGACCATGGACTTCTTCCTGCCCGACGGTGCCAGCACCGTCAGCGTGCAGCACGCCGCCTACGGCACCGACGCCACCGCCGCCTTCGAGCTCTGGTACCAGACCCAGGGCTGCGACACCTGGGTGCGCGCCGGCCAGCCGGTCGTGGCATTCTCCTACAGCCTGCAGACCGCCTCCTTTCCGGTCAACGTGCCCGGCGGCCTGCGCTTCCAGCTGCGCAAGGTCACCGGCGGCAGCGCCCGCCTCAACCTCGACAACTTCACCGTCACGGCCTTCACCACCACGGCCCCGCCGCCCCCGGTGGCCGGCGACAACCAGCACCTGACCATGGGCAACCCCAGCGGGGCCACCGCCGAGGTCAGCATGCCCACCAACTACCTGCTGGAAAAGGCGCAGTACGCGCTGTCCTACCACCGCGACCGGGGCACGCCCAACTGGGTGAGCTGGTACCTGGCCCCCGTGTGGATCGGCTCGGCCTCCCGCCAGAACGACTTCCGCGCCGACCCCACCCTGCCCGCCGGCTGGTACCAGGTGGGCAGCGGCAGCTACTCGGGCTCGGGCTTCGACCGGGGCCACAACTGCCCCTCGGCCGACCGCACCAGCACCGTGGCCGACAACTCGGCTACTTTCCTGATGACCAACATGATTCCCCAGGCCCCCAACAACAACCAGCAGAGCTGGGCCGACCTGGAGAACTACGGCCGCACGCTGGTGGATGCCGGCAATGAGCTCTACATCATCATGGGCGCCTACGGCAAGGGCGGCACCGGCTCGGCCGGCTACGCCGAAACCCTCGACCAGGGCCGCGTGCAGGTGCCCCGCCGCGTGTGGAAGGTTATCGTGGTGCTGCCCCGGGGCACCAACGACGTGAGCCGCGTCTCGGCCGCCACCCGCATCATCGCCATCGACACGCCCAACGACAACGGCATGGTCCGGGGCTGGGGCCAGTACCGCACCAGCGTCGATGCCATTGAGGCCGCCACCGGCCTCGACCTGCTCTCGGCCCTGCCCACCAGCGTGCAGCAGGTGGTGGAGGCTCAGGTCGACAGCGGCCCCACCAACTAG
- a CDS encoding IS5 family transposase yields the protein MAQQSGYPSDVSDTEWMFVAPYLALVREEAPQREHALRDVFNALRYLVKTGCGWRYLPHDLPPWAAVYQQWARWRDNRCFEHMMADLRELARVLAGREAEPTAVILDSRTVQSTPESGARAGYDGAKRRKGSKVHVAVDTLGHLLAAVVTPANESDRGQVEALCQRVQQVTGQKVQVAYVDQGYTGEAAEYAAAVHDIDLRVIAKPAGQTGFVLLPRRWVVERSFGWAARFRRLARDYERLALTMQQFHFLAFATLLLAKGVFRATSP from the coding sequence ATGGCACAGCAAAGCGGATACCCCAGCGACGTATCGGATACAGAATGGATGTTTGTAGCACCCTATTTGGCCCTGGTGCGGGAAGAGGCGCCGCAACGCGAGCATGCGCTGCGCGATGTGTTCAACGCCCTGCGTTACCTGGTCAAAACTGGCTGCGGCTGGCGTTACCTGCCCCACGACTTGCCGCCCTGGGCCGCCGTGTATCAACAATGGGCCCGATGGCGGGATAACCGCTGTTTTGAGCACATGATGGCCGATTTGCGCGAACTGGCACGGGTGCTGGCCGGCCGCGAGGCCGAGCCCACGGCCGTGATTCTGGACTCGCGCACGGTGCAGAGCACACCCGAAAGCGGGGCCCGCGCCGGTTACGACGGGGCCAAGCGGCGCAAGGGCAGCAAGGTGCACGTGGCCGTCGACACGCTGGGCCACCTGCTGGCCGCCGTCGTCACGCCGGCCAACGAATCCGACCGCGGGCAGGTGGAGGCGCTCTGCCAGCGAGTGCAGCAGGTCACGGGCCAAAAGGTACAGGTGGCGTATGTGGATCAGGGCTACACGGGCGAGGCAGCCGAATACGCCGCTGCCGTGCACGATATTGACTTACGGGTTATTGCCAAGCCAGCCGGACAAACCGGCTTTGTGCTGTTGCCCCGCCGCTGGGTCGTCGAGCGCAGCTTCGGCTGGGCCGCTCGCTTCCGACGCTTGGCCCGCGACTACGAACGCCTGGCCCTGACCATGCAACAGTTTCATTTCCTGGCCTTCGCGACACTCTTGCTGGCAAAAGGCGTTTTTCGCGCCACTAGTCCATAA
- a CDS encoding type I restriction enzyme HsdR N-terminal domain-containing protein, producing the protein MPYPKLRYQCITGSRYKRNGLDCFLCACRRKLIISTPEEAVRQAFITYLTADLGVPSELIEAEVPMSYYEKAQSGRADIVVSDATGNARLLVECKAASIFLSDAAVQQAQRYNAVIKARIIVITNSVVTYAFESTADGELLPLAHLVPYSELIGDDPLPHQLPEPWSYDRLDVSKPIPDAVIAHSIQQGYIGEDTSPALYPLIFNLMDWMFDADDRVEPQSLDHISLVEDCGIRSAEFGNAGGGTIGMDYRYFLISDSKLDNQIVSLTIAGIAKTVDDPHWKNRTAGTILAVAIDDFQRSHMSLELRLDKYVSLEANKAIIWHDGTLTVGKLGSVRRQLLLDYIFERAPHLSDDHGALVLGELDLTQEIRSQQAALLTFLDNLLLYAVLRDEFRDILRSSLR; encoded by the coding sequence GTGCCATACCCCAAATTACGCTACCAGTGCATAACAGGCTCTAGATACAAGAGAAACGGCTTGGACTGCTTCTTATGCGCTTGCCGGAGAAAGCTCATTATCTCGACTCCCGAGGAAGCAGTTAGGCAAGCCTTTATCACTTACTTAACCGCTGACTTAGGTGTACCCAGCGAGCTTATCGAGGCTGAGGTACCAATGAGCTATTACGAGAAGGCACAGAGCGGGCGAGCGGACATAGTGGTGAGTGACGCCACAGGTAATGCAAGACTATTAGTAGAATGTAAAGCAGCCAGCATCTTCTTATCAGATGCCGCAGTGCAGCAAGCTCAGCGCTATAACGCAGTGATCAAAGCCCGGATCATCGTCATTACGAACAGCGTAGTGACTTACGCCTTTGAGAGCACTGCGGACGGAGAGCTGCTGCCTTTAGCCCATCTTGTGCCTTACAGTGAACTGATCGGAGACGACCCATTACCGCATCAGCTTCCTGAGCCTTGGTCATACGACCGGCTGGACGTCTCCAAGCCCATTCCGGACGCTGTAATCGCGCACAGTATTCAACAGGGCTACATCGGGGAGGATACCAGCCCCGCCCTGTACCCCCTCATCTTTAACCTGATGGATTGGATGTTTGATGCCGATGACAGAGTCGAGCCGCAATCGCTCGATCATATTTCCCTAGTTGAGGACTGTGGCATTCGTAGCGCTGAGTTTGGCAACGCTGGGGGAGGAACCATTGGAATGGACTACCGGTATTTCTTGATTAGCGACAGCAAGCTCGATAACCAAATAGTCTCCTTAACCATCGCAGGCATTGCCAAAACAGTCGATGACCCGCACTGGAAGAATCGAACAGCAGGCACCATCTTGGCCGTTGCCATCGACGATTTTCAGAGGAGTCATATGTCGCTGGAGCTTCGCTTGGATAAATATGTCAGTCTGGAGGCAAACAAAGCCATTATCTGGCACGATGGCACGCTGACGGTAGGCAAGCTTGGCAGTGTTAGGCGACAGCTGCTGCTCGACTATATCTTTGAGAGAGCGCCTCACCTATCAGATGACCATGGAGCCCTGGTCTTAGGCGAGCTCGATCTAACCCAGGAGATCAGATCGCAGCAAGCTGCTCTCCTCACTTTTCTGGATAACTTACTCTTGTATGCCGTCTTGCGAGATGAGTTTCGGGATATTCTGCGAAGCAGCCTCCGCTAA
- a CDS encoding toprim domain-containing protein gives MNAPRENDPTELDRFKRDIDLVDYAQRQGYSIKKESRRGDWHHLVKDDEHVIVTRKTEGHQVYLNTGDDRDAGSIIDFAKTRGGDGHGLNLGQVRQQLREYLDGAPAPARVYATPPDTGRLSSLPVGDPEQARQAEEERRTRLISEVLGVKKELTDRSYLHGRGIMDATLDSPAFQGRIFTAQQNEHRNTAFPLYNEHGLASVEQKNEHYKSLLPLPKNGIWVSHPTDGKDTPVARLVVSESAIDSLSHFQLKHGQDSQNTLYIATSGTPTEAQVALIQRVIDKQQPQQVVLANDRDAGGRQFNINYLNELQPARPLVPVAEQEAYREAGRPVEWHATSDKYHISLKVTFHHESAEQGAGQVQQLSERVEKINQTQQDGPSLGVEVQRSTEQATIVRLTVARADTAQLEVVAQELYRQREQRRGEAERQHESFLRVDYPLAKDFNKELEYVNQGLSAEQIRDAAQREESQRESERQQRLAEAQRLAQEQRALARQAQRERENSPEAPQERHVNHFHQAVPGAATAEGDRPTRSYRTEQEAAEHTAQFVHAKDAGLVLLKEYIDDNPPPAGRRVDEDEREELRDRARYVKSAAATSLSAATPTEQKSATWQIDELEPNTTGRAEAWKAILDNSGYSMRTSDIRSTMDERGMRRAEFDMSYRNDQSDIAIIHAIVTNTNARAAAGKEQYAGVSVVEPDADRAARQMAAEAASIQPHTRDRSLDVAAKPGAAVQAVEPQAVNPETLGNEKQVIIRVDELAISPGERGQAEAVQAAIASSGAKTSELQSTVDAEGTRHSEIKVSYRTDQPEIAQVSQTLDAVALHPGSHVIEHGRDRAERQAASHRSQEGKERSPQLER, from the coding sequence ATGAACGCACCCCGGGAAAACGACCCCACTGAGCTCGACCGCTTCAAGCGCGACATTGACCTGGTTGACTACGCCCAGCGCCAGGGCTACTCCATCAAGAAGGAAAGCCGCCGCGGCGACTGGCACCACCTGGTCAAGGACGACGAGCACGTCATTGTCACCCGCAAGACCGAGGGCCACCAGGTATATTTGAATACTGGCGACGACCGCGACGCAGGCTCCATCATCGACTTTGCCAAGACCCGGGGCGGCGACGGCCACGGCCTCAACCTGGGCCAGGTGCGCCAGCAGCTGCGCGAATACCTCGACGGCGCGCCGGCCCCGGCCCGGGTGTACGCCACCCCGCCCGATACCGGCCGCCTAAGCAGCCTGCCTGTGGGCGACCCGGAACAAGCGCGGCAGGCTGAGGAAGAGCGCCGCACGCGCCTGATTTCCGAGGTCCTGGGCGTCAAAAAGGAGCTCACCGACCGCAGCTACCTGCATGGGCGCGGCATCATGGATGCCACGCTCGACAGTCCGGCTTTCCAAGGACGCATTTTCACTGCGCAGCAGAACGAGCACCGGAACACGGCCTTCCCACTCTATAATGAGCACGGGCTGGCCAGCGTCGAGCAGAAAAACGAGCACTACAAAAGCCTGCTGCCGCTGCCTAAAAACGGCATCTGGGTGTCACACCCCACCGACGGCAAGGACACGCCGGTGGCGCGCTTAGTGGTGAGCGAGTCGGCCATTGACTCGCTGTCCCACTTTCAGCTCAAGCACGGGCAGGACTCCCAAAACACGCTCTACATTGCTACCAGCGGCACGCCCACCGAGGCCCAGGTGGCCCTAATTCAGCGCGTCATCGACAAGCAGCAGCCCCAGCAGGTGGTGCTGGCCAATGACCGCGACGCCGGTGGCCGGCAGTTCAATATCAACTACCTCAATGAGCTGCAGCCTGCCCGCCCGCTGGTGCCCGTCGCTGAACAGGAAGCCTACCGCGAAGCTGGGCGGCCAGTGGAGTGGCACGCCACCAGCGATAAGTATCATATCAGCCTGAAGGTGACCTTTCATCACGAGTCGGCCGAGCAGGGTGCGGGCCAGGTGCAGCAGCTCAGCGAGCGAGTAGAGAAAATCAACCAGACGCAACAGGACGGTCCTTCGCTGGGCGTAGAAGTGCAGCGCAGTACCGAGCAGGCCACCATCGTGCGCCTGACCGTGGCCCGCGCTGACACGGCCCAGCTGGAGGTCGTGGCTCAGGAGCTGTACCGGCAGCGCGAGCAGCGGCGTGGCGAGGCCGAGCGCCAGCACGAAAGCTTTCTGCGCGTGGACTACCCGCTGGCCAAGGACTTCAATAAGGAGCTGGAATATGTTAACCAGGGACTGAGCGCCGAGCAGATTCGGGACGCCGCCCAGCGCGAAGAATCGCAACGCGAATCAGAGCGCCAGCAGCGGCTGGCTGAGGCCCAGCGCCTAGCGCAGGAGCAGCGGGCCTTAGCGCGACAAGCCCAGCGGGAGCGGGAGAATAGCCCGGAGGCACCGCAGGAGCGGCACGTTAACCACTTCCATCAAGCCGTGCCGGGAGCGGCAACAGCCGAGGGTGATCGACCCACCCGCTCCTACCGCACCGAGCAGGAAGCGGCGGAGCACACCGCCCAGTTTGTGCACGCCAAGGATGCCGGGCTGGTATTGCTGAAAGAGTACATCGACGACAACCCGCCACCCGCCGGCCGCAGAGTCGATGAAGACGAGCGTGAGGAGCTGCGCGACCGGGCCCGCTACGTCAAATCGGCTGCGGCAACCAGCTTGTCTGCTGCTACGCCCACGGAGCAGAAATCAGCGACCTGGCAGATTGATGAACTGGAGCCCAACACGACCGGCCGCGCCGAGGCCTGGAAAGCCATTCTGGATAACTCCGGCTATTCCATGCGGACCAGCGACATCCGCAGTACAATGGACGAGCGGGGCATGCGGCGAGCCGAGTTTGACATGAGCTACCGTAACGACCAATCGGATATTGCCATCATTCACGCCATTGTGACCAACACCAATGCCCGCGCCGCAGCTGGTAAGGAGCAATATGCCGGCGTAAGCGTCGTCGAGCCCGATGCAGACCGCGCTGCCCGCCAGATGGCCGCCGAGGCCGCATCGATCCAGCCTCATACCCGGGACCGTAGTCTGGACGTGGCCGCCAAACCTGGTGCTGCAGTTCAAGCAGTCGAGCCCCAGGCAGTAAACCCGGAAACCCTAGGTAACGAGAAACAAGTAATTATCCGAGTGGATGAGCTGGCTATTTCACCAGGCGAGCGAGGCCAGGCCGAGGCCGTACAAGCGGCCATTGCCAGCAGCGGGGCCAAGACCAGCGAGCTACAGAGCACCGTGGATGCCGAAGGCACCCGACACTCCGAAATAAAGGTATCGTACCGTACCGACCAGCCTGAAATAGCGCAGGTGAGCCAAACGCTCGACGCCGTGGCTCTGCATCCCGGTAGCCACGTGATTGAGCATGGTCGCGACCGGGCCGAGCGGCAGGCCGCGTCCCACCGTAGTCAGGAAGGCAAGGAGAGATCTCCGCAGCTGGAGCGATGA